One Ostrea edulis chromosome 6, xbOstEdul1.1, whole genome shotgun sequence genomic window, gtaaattagttttctttatacgaaaaatatgttgtgagttttcctaatttctgaccctcttcacgtcgttttgaccagtaaagtaaaaattgtttccgtacctgattatattattcatgtattctaggattatatacataaagtaaaagtatttacatattttaattatttcatattattgaaattgatttattgagaaaatgaataaatatcactgcatttcacaaaaatattatttgaaacagagTTGTAAACGTTAGAGCactgatttgaaattgtcaactgattcttgaaaaaaagttATACTAACTTGtaaagcgggtcaatggcaaatccctccaaaatagcCTACAAATTATACAATCGACTTACAGGCGAACCGACCTATAggctagtacatgtatatacagtataaagaatacaaaattaagagaagggcaatcACGGACCCCAGGTCAGTGTGTAAGGTACGTCGGTATgtaaaacaccctatgtaagcattttcacagGTGTAATATGTACtgtttgcagtactcttgtttttTATGCCCTAAGCATGATATGGGATGTTAAGATTTTTGCTAAATGTGTTTTATTCCCTTCTGTCATTCTATATGTCTGGAGATGTGatcagtcaacaggggatgcttactcctcctaggcacctgatcccacctctggtatgtccagggttccCTGTTTgcccttaattttgtatcctATACaggatttatgatattgatcactattcgttatcttcacttgttcattattccaATGTTATTcataattgttttgattggacaaaaacaAAGCTAAACAAGAATTTACATATCAATAAACCTGAAAACGTGATGTGTTCATACGTGCCAGAAAAACAAATAACCGTAGTGTGGTCagactattcaaatttttgaaattgttaatatAGTGAACAAATTGGTTCTTGCTTCGcagttttattcagtttgtgagtaaaattgatgaattcttcaaaaacaaTGTTTAAATAAATCCTATAATATTTGACATAATTATGTACTCTTGTGCTTCttgggggcctccgtggctgagtggttagagcatcgtgctcaaaatcacacggcctctcacctctgtcggcgcgggttcaaatcccgctcacactggtaagtgagaaagttttccagtttactttcggaaagttggtggtctcttcccaggtacattgtatctggattctctcttccaccaataaaaactgtgccccaccagataactggaaaattgttgagtgtagcggaaaacatcaatcaatcaattgtgCTTCTTGAAGTAATGATATATTGACTGCGCAACTGTTAGGGCAAGCATAGCTTTGTATACATTTCATTTCAGCATTCACATCTAGTAATTAGTAGGTCAAAGTTTGCTACATTTTAGACCCCTTCCccttccatatatattttggtGAGTTAATGATACATTGAGATCTATTCATAATCTAtgaattaatttaaaataaCTACGATTTCTTTGTCAAAGAAAGTAGAATGGTATAGATGATTTTCACCATGTGAATGAATGCTAAACTCTAGGGTAGGAAGGAGGGGACTGCAATCAGAGATGTTAATTTAAACAACGTGGTACATGAAGAGAGCTGAAAATGATGTGTTCGAAAACTGATACTGTAGCAAGGTCCTTAAAAACAGTCTTGGTTGCTTTGTGTCCCGTTGTCTAAAACTTTATAACACGTCTGTTAAACATTTATCATACGTGTTCATTGAAAATTACGTGTTCACTtacgtgagttcaaccccgggtagtgTATATAAAAAagcacgaaaacccaacaacaccctactttcttaaagtgtcggatctaagaACATACAAGGCctgtaaagaaatttataaaagcactgaaaaggccatgaaactgttggttatttaaaactcaaattttcgacgcaaccccatctttatcaagagacatatattacataaacaaataacacacaccacgaaatatatatataaatgataaggaattgatatgaaaaattagAGCTTATTAGGATTTCcaattcaattcaacatttcaagggaattttagcaaaactaaaaaaaattggatttaAAAAAAGGAATTTTGAAGCCACCAGAATGCACGATCTGTTGTCCAATGAGTGGGAAGGTGTCTTAGGAGTGGGGAGACACCTATTGTCAGAGGAGTAGGGAGGTGTCTGTTGTACGGGGAGTGGGGAGGTGTCTGTTTCATGAGGAGTAGGGAGATGTCTGTTGTACGATGGGGAGGTGTCTGTTGTTCGGGAATTGGAGAGTTGTCTGTTCTACGAGGAGTGGGGAGGTGTCTGTTGTAGGAGGAGTGGGGAGGTGTCTGTTGTATGGGGAGTGGGGAGGTGTCTGTGGCACAAAGAGTGAGGAGGTGTCTGTTGTATGGGGAGTAGGGAGGTGTCTGTTGAATGGGGAGTAGGGAGGTGTCTGTTTTACGGGGAGTGGGGAGGTGTCTGTTGTACGGGGAGTGGGATAGTGTCTGTTTTACGGGGAGTGGGGAGGTGTCTGTTGTACAGGGAGTGGGGAGGTGTCTGTTGTATGGGGAGTGGGGAGGTGTCTGTTGTATGGGGAGTGGGGAGGTGTCTGTTTTACGGGGAGTGGGGAGGTGTCTGTTGTACGGGGAGTGGGATAGTGTCTGTTTTACGGGGAGTGGGGAGGTGTCTGTTGTACAGGGAGTGGGGAGGTGTCTGTTGTATGGGGAGTGGGGAGGTGTCTGTTGTACGGGGAGTGGGGAGGTGTCTGTTGTACTGGGAGTGGAATAGTGTCTGTTGTACGGGGAGTAGGGAAGTGTCTGTTGTATGGGGAGTGGGGAGGTGTCTGTTCTACGAGGAGTGGGGAGGTGTCTGTTGTGCAGGGAGTGGGGAGGTGTCTGTTGTACGAGGAGTGGGAAGGTGTCTGTTGTACGGGGAGTGGGATAGTGTCTATTGTACGGGGAGTAGGGAGGTGTCTGTTGTATGGGGAGTGGGGAGGTGTCTGTTGTACGGGGAGTGAGGAGGTGTCTGTTGTACGGGGAGTGGGATAGTGTCTGTTGTACGGGGAGTGGGGAGGTGTCTGTTGTATGGGGAGTGGGGAGGTGTCTGTTGTATGGGGAGTGGGGAGGTGTCTGTTGTACGGGGAGTGGGGAGGTGTCTGTTGTACGGGGAGTGGGATAGTGTCTATTGTATGGGGAGTGGGGAGGTGTCTGTTGTACGAGGAGTGGGGAGGTGTTTGTTGTATGAGAAGTGGGGAGGTGTCTGTTGTACGAGGAGTGGGGACGTTTCTGTTATATGAGGAGTGGGGAGGTGTCTGTTGTACGGGGAGTGGGGAGGTGTCTGGTGTATGGGGGTGGGGAGGTGTCTGTTGTACGGGGAGTGGAGAGGTGTCTGTTTTATGAGGAGTAGGGAGATGTCTGTTGTACGGTGGGGAGGTGTCTATTGTACAATAATTGGTGAGGTGTCTGTGGTACGGATAGTGGGGAGGTGTCTGTTGTACAAGGAGTGGGGAGGTGTGTGTTGTACGGGGAGTGGAGAGGTGTCTGTGGTACGGGGAGTGGGGAGGTGTCTGTTGTATGAGAAGTGGGGAGGTGTGTGTTGTACGAAGAGTGGGGAGGTGTCTGTTGTACAAAGAGTGAGGAGGTGTCTGTTGTACGGGGAGTGGGGAGGTGTCTATTGTAGGAGGAGTGGGGAGGTGTCTGTTGTACGGGGAGTAGGGAGGTGTCTGTTGAATGGGGAGTAGGGAGGTGTCTGTTGTACGGGGAGTAGGGAGGTGTTTGTTGTATGGGGAGTGGGGAGGTGTCTGTTGTACGGGGAGTGGGATAGTGTCTGTTGTACGGGGAGTAGGGAAGTGTCTGTTGTATGGGGAGTGGGGAGGTGTCTGTTGTACGAGGAGTGGGGAGGTGTCTGTTGTGCAGGGAGTGGGGAGGTGTCTGTTGTAGGAGGAGTGGGATAGTGTCTGTTGTACGGGGAGTGGGATAGTGTCTATTGTATGGGGAGTGGGGAGGTGTCTGTTCTACAAGGAGTGGGAGGTGTGTGTTGTATGAGAAGTGGGGAGGTGTCTGTTGTACGAGGAGTGGGGACGTTTCTGTTATATGAGGAGTGGGGAGGTGTCTGTTGTACGGGGAGTGGGGAGGTGTGTGTTGTACGAGGAGTTGGGACGTTTCTGTTATATGAGGAGTGGAGAGGTGTCTGTGGTACGGTGAGTGGGGAGGTGTCTGTTGTATGAGAAGTGGGGAGGTGTGTGTTGTACGAGGAGTGGGGACATTTCTGTTATATGAGGAGTGGGGAGGTGTGTTGTACAAGGAGTGGGGAGGTTTCTGTTTTATGAGGAGTAGGGAGATGTCTGTTGTACGGTGGGGAGGTGTCTATTGTACAATAATTGGTGAGGTGTCTGTGGTACGGATAGTGGGGAGGTGTCTGTTGTACAAGGAGGTGTGTGTTCTACAAGGAGTGGGGAAGTGTGTGTTGTACAGGGAGTGGAGAGGTGTCTGTGGTTCGGGGAATGGGGAGGTGTGTGTTGTATGAGAAGTGGAGAGGTGTGTGTTGTACGAGGAGTGGGGACGTTTCTGTTATATGAGGAGTGGAGAGGTGTCTGTGGTACGGGGAGTGGGGAGGTGTCTGTTGTATGAGAAGTGGGGAGGTGTGTTTTGTATGAGGAGTGGGGACGTTTCTGTTATATGAGGAGTGGGGAGGTGTGTGTTGTACAAGGATTGGGGAGGTTTCTGTTTTATGAAAAATGGGGAAGTTTCTGTTATATGAGCAGTGGGGAGGTGTCTGTTGTACGGGCAGTGGGGAGGTGTCTGTTGTATGGGCAGTGGAGAGGTGTTTGTTGTATGGGCAGTGGGGAGGTGTCTGTTGTACGGGGAGTGGAGAGGTGTCTGTTTTACGAGGAGTAGGGAGATGTCTGTTGTACGGTGGGGAGGTGTCTATTGTACAATAATTGGTGAGGTGTCTGTGGTACGGATAGTGGGGAGGTGTCTGTTGTACAAGGAGGTGTCTGTTGTACAAGGAGTGGGGAGGTGTGTGTTGTACGGGGAGTGGAGAGGTGTCTGTGGTACGGGGAGTGGGGATGTGTCTGTTGTATGAGAAGTGGGGAGGTGTGTGTTGTACGAGGAGTGGGGACGTTTCTGTTATATGAGGAGTGGAGAGGTGTCAGTGGTACGGGGAGTGGGGAGGTGTCTGTTGTATAAAAAGTGGGGAGGTGTGTGTTGTACGAGGAGTGGGGATGTTTCTATTATATGAGGAGTGGGGAGGTGTGTGTTGTACAAGGAGTCGGGAGGTTTCCGTTTTATGAGGAGTGGGGAAGTTTCTGTTCTATGAGCAGTGGGGAGGTGTCTGTTGTACGGGGAGTGGGGAGGTGTCTGTTGTATGGGCAGTGGAGAGGTGTCTGTTGTATGGGCAGTGGGGAGGTGTGTGTTGTACAGGGAGTGAGGAGGTGTCTGTTGTACGAGGAGTGGGGAGGTGTCTGTTGTACAGGGAGTGGGGAGGTGTCTGTTGTACAGGGAGTGGGGAGGTGTCTGTTGTACGAGGAGTGGGGAGGTGTCTGTTGTACGGGGAGTGGGGAGGTGTCTGTTGTACAAGGAGTGGGGAGGTGTCTGTTGTACGGGGAGTGGGGAGGTGTCTGTTGTATGAGGAGTGGGGAGGTGTCTGTTGTACGGGGAGTGGGGAGGTGTCTGTTGTATGAGGAGTGGGGAGGTGTCTGTTGTACGAGGAGTGGGGAGGTGTCTGTTGTACGGGGAGTGGAGAGGTGTCTGTTGTACGGGGAGTGGAGAGGTGTCTGTTGTACGGTGTTAATGTGGTTTGGATACAACTAGACATATCAAGAGCCGTGTATCTTTATAAGACTTATTCATATTATCAGCACAATTTGTGTAttatattgaattattattttaccaaaattaatttaTGAGCCTCTAAATTGTTTTGGGTCATTCATCCTTTTTAGGTATTTAGTGCCACCGGTCAAAAATGGCTTCAAAACTGAATGTACAGATGGTTTTACAAATTTCAGGCACTTGAAGTTGGAGCTACATTGTGTATTAAGGAACTCATTTTACGAATTGGGGTAAGAACACTCTGTTTAGAGAACAATGCCAGGACCCAGCTAAAATTCAGTTACAATAATGgacatttttctgaaattgtttctgcatatcttggaaAGTAAACAGAATTttgggatgaactttggtaatgaagattgtttatgtgtaaatattttagaatacTGAGTAGAAGTATACatcatttggtttattgtttttctcatcggctaacttgggtaccctatatacaggtatttagAGCTCTGCAGTCTCTAGTTCAGATGACCAGACCATAAACTCTGTTGTTGATGACCAAGATAAAGGAAAGTCTACTGTGTTTATGATCCAGCTATAGGacttttacttttaaaattttccccCCCGACAAGttcgaaattaaaaaaaatgcctCCCTCATTTATCATATCATTactaataaaaatgaaaattaggGCCCTGTTAAACCGGTACATGACACGCCCGCATACATTATTGACCCAGGAATTTGAACAAGTAAGAAAGGATTATCAACAAAAGGATTTCGTCGGAGttgcaataacaatgtattttgcattaaataaatttaagtccaagggctgtaactccttcaaaaatagtgggacagcattccccttgtaatatgcacaaggtacctaactccttcaaaaatagtggtgcagtattccccttgtaatatgcacagcTCCaaattgtgatctttctttgtaccaagcttcatcaaaatcccccgaagggtttaggaggagttgcgaagacaatgTTAAAGGGACAGACAAACGGATGACAGTGGTATAGCATAATACGCCCGCATTTTTATGCAGGCGTATAAAAAGCCTCCCTCTCTCATCTGTTTTTGAGAAGTTTGGCCTGAGAACCAGAGATTTAATTCTACTTGGCCTAATTTTCCTGGACTATTGCTGAATTTCTTATAATTATTTACCTTTGGTACTATCAAAGAATTCCTATAGCTTTCTGGGACTATCGCTGAATTGATTCTATGTAGCCCAATTTTCCTGAACTATATTGCTGAGTTTCTTGTACTTATTTATACCTTTTGTACTATCAAAGAATTCCTGCAATTTTCCTGGACTATTGCTAAGTTTCTCATACTCATGGGCCTGAAGAATCATCTCAAACTTGTCCAAGTCCTTTACAAACATGGCCTCAGCACTTCTCTGAAATTCATAGTCCTACAATGAGAAATGGAGAGgcttcatacatgtaaaatgagtGGTAAAAGGGCAGTAACTCCtcaataaatcacaaaaaaaaaaaaaagagaaaaaaatcaaaaaaatgagagcaaaattaattatatattcgtacacctttatttttcacatcatatttcatataaaatacattttgatatGCTTTTTCAGGATTTTGTTTAATGTTGTACTTTATTCAATGTATTACCCTTTCATGCTGGGTTTAGAAATATGATCACCACAACTATTTATTTAACAATGAAACTATCACTATATTATCTGACAGAATATATCTCCATGTTATATTGATTGACTTCAgttatttgtatataaataaaactcAGTAAATATTCATGGCAATTACATTTAAagttcataaaaatataataatatatatttttaaaaatctgtttatctattttacatatattgagAAATGAAAGTGTATGAATATATACTGCATCTTACTGTCCACTGTAATACTGAATTCCATTGGTCTAACATCTTCCCTCATTAAACAGGATGAATATCTTGAGCTGTGCTCAGtcacaaatttcaaaatacatcaTATTTCACATTCATACACACTTCCATAATCTCTCAATTACAGAGTGACAGACCAGAATGATTTTAATATCCGTGACCTTGACCAGTTGTAAATGACCTTGATTGAGGATCGACTCACATAAAAATAACCTTGATTAATGGTCATCTTTTTTCAGCAATTGAGCAAATTATCAGCTGCTAATATTTCCTCATTACAAAATTATGGTCCAGACAAaaatcaaaaattatttttatttttcaccaGTGACCTTGGGCGAGTGTCAGGACACATCACCTGGACTATGTCCGATTGATGAACAGAAAGACAACTGATGGACAGATAGACAAATGAACAtggtgattcctatatacctaTTTCTCattggggtgtgtgtgtgtgtgtaaaaattTACAAAGAATGTTTATAAAACTTCGTGGTACTACAGTCACAGTAGCACCATCTGCTTACCTCCCATAATTCATAGAGTTCATTTCCTACTTCCTCTGGAACCAAACTGCATATATGCTTCATGGCTTCCTATGACAAAGTACAGTACATATGTaacagggagaaaatgcaacggaccagaccgtaATTCAAACCTGGGACCTCTATAtttccagtcaggtgctctacctacTGAGCTACATGTATCTGGTCATCGGTGATCAAACCCATCTGACTGCcacatttgtatatttcttcAGTCGCAATCATGATTTCTATGATATAAACTCGGACACTTCAAACCATATAGGATTTTAGTGAATGTGCTAATTCTAGAAATATATGACCATACAATTTTTTGATAAGTACAGATTGCCTGACAATTTCATTTCCACCATAACAGTCATACAGAATGGCAATAATTCAAAACCATAAACTAGTCATAACTTTTATATAGAatgaataaaacaagaggcccatgggccacatcgatcacctgagtcaccttggctcatatttatagattttccctatatattcgcatgtaaaactttgatccctattgtggccccaacctactcccaggggtcatgatttttttcaaaattggaatgtggactatgtcaggaagctttcatgtgaatgtaaacttttctggcccagtgatttttttagaagaagatttttattgattttccctatatatttgcatgtaaaactttgatcccctattgtcacctcatcttaccccagggggccatgattttcataaacttgtatccgcactatgtcaggaagcttttatgtaaatttcaactttcctggcccagtagttcttgagaagaagatttttaaagatttttcttatatatttgaatgtaaaactttgatctcctattgtggccccatccaacccctgggggcaatgattttaaacttgaatctgcactatgtcaggaagctttcatgtaaatttcagtttttctggcccagtggttcttgattttgaaatgaccccaccctatttttgcatttttgtgattatctcccctttgaaagggacatggcccttcatttgaataaacttgaaagtccttcacccaaggatgcttttggccaagtttggttgaaattgggcc contains:
- the LOC125646772 gene encoding 5'-deoxynucleotidase HDDC2-like isoform X1; its protein translation is MEKLLKFMGFIGDLKQVRRTGWVLRKVKEPESVADHMYRMAILSFLVEPSSGLNKDRCIKISLVHDLAECIVGNLTPQDDILKSEKRKQEMEAMKHICSLVPEEVGNELYELWEDYEFQRSAEAMFVKDLDKFEMILQAHEYEKLSNSPGKLQEFFDSTKVIWWGTVFIGGRENPDTMYLGRDHQLSESKLENFLTYQCERDLNPRRQR